In Lolium perenne isolate Kyuss_39 chromosome 5, Kyuss_2.0, whole genome shotgun sequence, the sequence ACACATACATCATCAGCATAATCACCAAATAACTTTAAATCAGCAAAATTGCAACAATGGCTACCTGCAGGAGAGGTCGCAGAGCTTGCGGAAGAGCCGCCGCACGATGCTGAGGGCGTCGTCACAGCGGGGCAGAGGAGGCGGTCGAGCCGGCGCGGGACGAGGCGGTTGGAGCGGGGCGGACGAGGTGGTCGGAGTGGGGTGTAGACGGTTGGCCAGAGCAAGACGAGGCGGTCGGAGCCGGAGGCCGGAGCTTGCTGCTCTTCCCGCGAGGGCGGGGCGCCAGCAGTAGCGGCGCAGAGTTTGCCCTTGCTTGCGCGCTAATTTCTCCTCTGGCTCGCTCGATGTGTTTCTAGGTAGAACAGAAGGTTGACTTGCTGCTGGGGCAGTGTTGACCGTTAGATAAGAACGAACGGTGGAATTAGAGCCTCCGGGCACGTTGTGCCCTGCCCACGGGCACTGGATCTCAGTCCAGAAAGTTGTGCAGCTTACTAGTAGTACCTAGTGTGCAACTTATCCGCAAAGCAGCACTCCTTGCATATTCTGCGCCTATCTTTTTTGTTTCGTTTTGGCATATACTATGCACCGAAATATGTAGTATTGAACATATCTTCAAGAGTCCAGCGACAAAATTTGTGGTGGATAACTCTCCGAGTATGATGTGTTGCTTAATTTAGTCCCAGCTTCTTGCTTGGCCAGAGGTAACAACATGCAACAAGTGGATAAGGCACATCGAGCACGGTAGGGCACCAAGGGGGCAATTCAGCAACTGGAGATATAGGATTGATTCAAAGAAGGCCGGAGCCATTGAACCAACGCTGGCAGCAGAAACGAAAATTTATGTTCAAGTGGTACAAGTTGGTACCATGTAAGTAGTACGACGTATGGATGACCCGGACTTTTGGCTCTCGGGTGCAGGCGCACCCTATATACTCCAAAAAATGTAGTAATTTCAAATAAAGTCAAAAAAATTCAAATCCTTTTGGGAATCAAAGATAATCAAGTATTGTACTCGTATAAATTTGTTTGGCCAAGAAATATTTCACATTGACTTcaggcaaaaaaaaaacaaatctatgACGAATATAGCGTGAATAGTACTTTAATATAGGACCTCCAAGTCTGTTTTTTTCATCCAGGAAACAAGAGAAGTTATTCCATGGTGAATCTTTCGTATACGAGTACAATACATGATCATCTTTGATTCCCAAAaagatttgaatttttttgacctTTTTCTGAATTACTAAATTATTTTTTAATATAGGGTGCGCTTGCTCCCAGGTTCACCCATGCAATTTCCGACGTATGGACTGCTTCCTGTATACGTCCCGTCCGGAATTCAATGATCATTACTCCCGCCTATAACCTGTGTACCCAACATCTTGATATTGTCAACACTACTCGTCAATATATTTTTCAATTGCTTTGGATGTGGTGGCTACTTGTCAATGATTCTACTTTTGTAAATAGAAACCAAGTATAATTTATATATCAGAATACTATCAACCAGATCGGCCGAGGTCGTGGATCTCTTCTATTGACGAAAACATCACACACAACTCGCTATCGATGGATCAACATCTCCATTGAAACAATAGTTCTTCTTGTGAGACACACATACCAAACATGAGTCTCAACTCTGCTCGGATGAAGGTACAGCTCGTTACGGTAGCCACTCAACTTATGGTTGGTTCTTGGCACAAATTATTTCTGCCGAAGCAGGCAGCTGGAGCTATGTTGAATCACTCGCAGAAGAAAGAAAAATGTGTCCAATTAATTATCGAAACCAGGCAAAACCTACTGCTTGGCCACCCGCAAAAAAACCCCTACTGCTTGGCCACTGCGGCACATGAAAGAACTGAACTCTAACACATGCTACAGTTTTCTTTTCAAGATGGCCTATCCCTTTCCATTACTATATAACGAAAACCACACATGTCCACACGAGCGAAACATTATCGTCCTCACTTATCATTGAGAGAATGACGCCAACTTGGCTGTTAGGGGCAAAAAATTAAGATTTCCATCACAACCACGTCAAGACCGCATCAACCAAACCACGAGGAATGGAACATGATGAAAGGAGGCTTTTACTGTGGTAAAAGAACATGACTCACCAATTAACACTGATATCGCCGCCACTACACAATTGTGCCTCGCATGGGTCATTTGGAGGGAACCACCCCTAGCCTAGTAGTGGTGTTGCTTTTTTGAAATTATTGGCGTTGATTCGGCATATTACAAACATGACACACCTGTTACACCGTACTGGTGGCGTTTCGGCCCAAAACCACTAACACGATAGGTAATGGTGGCGCGGCGGAGCAACTCCACCATTATGATAGATAATGGTGGTGTTTGTGCATATACCACGCCATCATTTTGGTCCAAACAATGGCGTAGGCGTCCCCATGCTACCAGTACTGTGAATAGCAGTGTCGTTGTTGGTACACGCACACTGTAGTATTTCACATGTGGGCGTTATTTAGCCACGACACAAATATTTTGTAGCACGACACTAAGATAGTTGTTTGTGAAGGCCATTAATTAAGCGTCTCTGCACCCTAATCTGGCAATTTTTAATATGTGACAACATGTAAAACTACACATGTAGATAAAGGAACACATACATTATAGTTTGCCACACATACAATATCCCTCAAATTGGTTCATCATCTATAAATTATATACATCACACACACTCTCACACATCCccggaaaataaacatttacacaATCACAAATCGATGCATAGGAAGAGGATTATGAAGTCCTTATTCGTACCAGACCGGCTGATCTGACGGTCTCTTTCTCTATGGTTATCCAACAAGTAATATTCTTCCGCCTCCTCTCTCTCTAGTCTCAAAACCCTTGTAGATATTTTTATTGTAATCGCTCACTTATTCACGCACTCATTCCAAGTGTTGTAGACTACTGGAACCCTTTCCTATGGTCACAACATACCACTTCACAATAAGAAACATGAAAAGATACAATAAACAACATAGTTAATTAGGCGTGCATGATACATATAGCCGAAGAATCGCAAGTTCATCATACCAAATTGTAAAGAAAGTACATATGACAAAATAAAGCTAGCAAGTTTGGAATAACGTTTACACATGCGACACGACAATAAGTCTGAAATCTTGATGGGGCTTTGGTTTTGGTTCAACTCCAAAGTAAACAAGGGGCGAATGCCATGTAACGTGTCAAAAGATCGGAGGTCACCGAGGTCACCCTGTGTCTTTAAGCGCTTATGTACCTCCTCAGCACTATTGTAGCCGCCATTGTACTTCCCCTCGGTTAAAAATACATCCATGTTGATGACGTTCGCAACAGCTGAATGAACAATTAATGTGTACAATACATGAAAAGTATGAGGAAAATATTTTTAGAACCAACAAGTGGCGCATGGCAAGCCACGCTTCCAAAACTAGTATGTACATAGTCTTCAATCTATGTAAAGCACCCttaacttagagcatctccaagagATCCAATATAATGCTAAACCAAAGAACAGGTTTGAGGCACCCAGAAAACCATTTCGCTGTTTGGAATTTCACCTTCCACAATAGAAAtggaaaacttgtaatgtaagtGTTAAAAATGTTGTTCACCCAAGATTTGCAATACAGTACACCTTACAATCATAGTTCAATTTCATACATAGCTTCAAGCGTACTCGATGACTACtccaaccttaaccctaaccctcacTAATCATTCTTGATGTACCCGAGGTGCTCAACGATTATGGAGCACTACACTATATATGTTCCACTACACTATGTTCCTCGTCTCAGTAGTGGGTTCTCCGTTTTCATCAAGTACTAGTATTTTTAATCCTCTGGAAAACAGAGGTCGACTTATTATTACAAAAGGATGTAGAACAACATCTAAATTGTCAAGCCTGAAGGCATATATTGGTATCATAACACTCTTTGTTTGTTTCACATCCATCTAGGATCTTGAGTTCTTGGCTGGTTCAACCGCACACAATACTTTGCAGGCACACACATCAAGCATTCTCCAAAAAGAATGGGATCAAAATTCGAAAGTAAAGCACAAAGTGGCACAAGTTGCTGAATTCTACGGTACACACACCTCTGAAAGCGCAGAGTTTCTGAACCGTACAATTCGTCGGATTTGAACAGATCGATCTGTGGAATTATACAAGCATCAAACCAAACTGTCCCTTCCCTTGTTAACACACAAACAAAAACGAATAAGAAAGCAGCAACAAACGTTGTCTGTATGTAATTGCAACGTATGCTACTAGAATCCGCTTACCAGGTCCCGTTATTTCATGAATTATTAGGTTGACAAACGGACGCTCCACAAGTCGATGGTGCCTGCCATGTCGGAGCCGGCGAGGAGGCTCTCCATCACGTCGTCCGAGCAGCACTCCAACAGTATGCGCGCCGGGGCGTTGCTGCAGACCTCGGACGACGACGACGTCGAGGCACTCTCCGGCGCACGGGCTACGTTGTCCCTGCCGCAGACGGCTCTGCAAGGAGACATCCCAGGAAGTTGACTGCGCGGCGCCGGTGCCGGCGCCGCCGTGCCAGCAGGGAAGTTGGTCCTGGCCTTCGTGCCGTGGATGCGCAGCGCCTCGGCGTCGTAGGCGTGCGCAGCGTCCGCGGCGGTGTCGAAGGTGCCGATCCAGACGCGGACGCCCTTGGTGGGGTCACGGATCTCCGCCGACCACCTCCCCCATGCTCGCTGCCGGATGCCGCGGTACGGGTGGCTAGGACTCACCCTACGCCGCTTTGGCTTCGCAATGACCGGCGAACGGTGCTCCGGCTTGCAGGACTCCGCCGGGACACCTGCATACACACATCATAAACTGAGCTGAAAATTCTCGTGCTCGTGCGGGAGAGTTGCAGCAGCAGTGCTGTACAAGCAGACCTGGCAAGAACGGCTCaatgtcctcctcgtcgtcggcggcggccATGAACTCCTGGAACTCGGCCTCCCAGGCTTCAAAATCCTCATCCGCGAGCCTGCTACCGCGCATTTTCCTCTTCCCCGGAGACGGGTCTTGGCCGGGGCGACCATGGCCGTTTGGGATGACCTCCGCTCCGCACATCACGGTGTCTTGGCTATCAGGTGGTGAGGATTACTTTGCTGTTTCAGGTCGCAGCTTCTGATTGTGTTAACAAGTGATGAATCTGTCCAGGCGGCAAAGAGTGACTGTGTGTCCGTGTATTCTTTGTTGAGCACATCGGCGGGCTCTATCTATAAAGAGCTGAAATGTGCTACGTGTGCACTTGAAAGAGGCATCAAGTTGACCCTGTTGGCGCGTGGTTGCAACATCAGCATTCTTATTAGTATTCAGCAAAGAGAATAGGGCATCTCTTGATTCAAGATATTTGAATTAGAATTTTGCAGGACTGAATTCCTTGGAAAATTTTATACTATTCGGTTTGTTTGGTTCATAAGATCAAAAAATCTGAACAGCCACTTGCATTATATCTCGCTGAAAGTTATCTGTTTTTCCTGTGATATAATCAAACAAATGAAAATCATGTAGGATTCGAATGACAAGACATTTTGCgattcggcattttgaaaattccGTGAATAAAAAAATCCTTAACAATAGGTTGAGAAATGTGGTTTCTTACACAAGAGTTGACCTTGTCACTGTCAGGGATTTGGTTACCGGATGAAATACCGTGGTTACCGGCCGGTAACCGGAATTCTCAGCCCCCGCCGGTAAATGAACTTATCGACCAAAAAATATCATTTCATTTGAATTTGGTTTGAATTTAGATTGATTCGTTAGTCCAAACTAAACCGTATGTGTTCTCTCTCCACTATAACCCCATGCCCCAATTCATTTGTCCGAATGTTCCACTTCCTTCTCCTTCAAACCTTATTTAAAAAAATAGATATTTTTTAGTTTAAAATTCAAATTTTGTTTGAGAATCGTGTGCGATATTTAACCGGTTACCGGAGATATCTGTCCCCTCTTGAGAATTTTTTGAACCGGTATCCAAAACGTTGGTCACTGTACCAACACCTGGTGCAAGAAAGTGGTTTATTGGGTTTGTCTAAATCTCgcttgactgagattttctttaAGTCTCTGTCACCCGAGGAAAATGCAAATTCAGTTTAGAGAAAATTATAACTTGGCTTAGTCACATTTTTCTGCCACACAGTTGCACTTTTTATAAAATTGCAactcttttcataaaagtgcactTGGATGTGAGTTGCACATTTCTCTTAAGCGTGGATGCACTTTTCTCGAGTAAccaagacttaagaaaatctagtCGCCTAAGATTTAGCAAAACCTTTGCTTATTAACAAGGGTTGTAGTTGTGCAAATTGTCAACAAAAAGCAGCACACCTCGCATATTCTGCACctatctttttttctttctttcatcTTGACATGCATTCTGCACCTTTCTAGCTATTATTGTATATCTCCGAGAATCCAGCGATAAAAATATGCTCGGGTAACTGCCTGAAAACGATGTGTTGCCTAATTTAGTCCCAGCCTCTTGCTTGGTACAAGTATCTGGAACAACATGCAACAAGTGGACAAGCAGCATCGAGCACGGTAGTAAACCAAGGGAGCAATTCAGCAACTGGAGATAGGGATTAGATTCAAGGAAAGCCGGAGCCATTGAACCAGCCCTGGCTGCAGCATGCAGTAACGAAATTTTGTGTTCAAGTGGCACAAGTTGGTACCATGTCTGTACCACGTATGGGATGCTACCTGTGCGTTCTGTCCAGAATTGAGTGATCACTACTCAAGATATTTATATTTTCAACTCTACTAGTCAATATATTTGTGCACTGCTTTGGATGAGGCTACTTGTCAATGATTCTActtaaaaaaaaaaggaaaaccaaGTACAATGTAGAAACTTGCACACCATCACACCACATCGGCCGAGGTCATCTCGTCTGGAAAAAAATCTTATTTGTGAGAGACACATGATACTGAACATGATGCTCATTTCAGCTGGACTGAAAGTACAACTAGCTATGCTAGCCACTCAACCTATGGTTGGTTCTCGGCACAAATTATTGCTGCCAAAGCAAGAGGAGCTCTGGGCCACAACGGCATAGCAAGACCTGAATTCGAACACACAATACATGGGCCACACATTCCCACGAGCACAACGTCATCGTCCTCACCTCTCACCGAGAGGGTCACTCCGACTTCATCGTAGCAAGCTAACAATGCAAAAGATCTCGACCACAACCACACCAAGAACGTATCGACCAAACTACCAGTCAGAGAACACCACGCGAAAGGTAGGTCCGACCTTGGCAGAGGAGTATCACACACCAAATTTGCATTGTCATCGTCTCGTTGCTACACGACTGCCTCGTGAGGGGATCGGGGGGCACCACCCTGTATCCAATCAACTAGTCTCCAAGCAACATTGGACAGCGGACAAGGGTGGAAATCCTAGACAATGCCTCCAAGAAGTAGCTGTGTAGGGAGCACCGCAGCTCCCGATCGAGATTAGATGTAAAGGTTTATTGTTggcatatatttattgattatttTGATATAAATATATTGTCCTACTCGCTCCTTCCCGATATCTAGGTCTTATTTGTTTTGGCTAAGCCAAACTTTCGTATGTTCAACCAAGTTAtagcaacaacaacaaaatcaacatctACAATACCAAACCAATATTAATAGACACATCGATCTTCTATATATGTTTTCACATTGTATTTATTTGGTATCGTAGATATGGATATCATTTTTGCAAACTTTTTTAGGTATTAAAAAGTGTGACTTATGACGAAATGTATGAGACTCATAAACTAGAATAGAGGGA encodes:
- the LOC127300567 gene encoding ethylene-responsive transcription factor ERF073-like, producing the protein MCGAEVIPNGHGRPGQDPSPGKRKMRGSRLADEDFEAWEAEFQEFMAAADDEEDIEPFLPGVPAESCKPEHRSPVIAKPKRRRVSPSHPYRGIRQRAWGRWSAEIRDPTKGVRVWIGTFDTAADAAHAYDAEALRIHGTKARTNFPAGTAAPAPAPRSQLPGMSPCRAVCGRDNVARAPESASTSSSSEVCSNAPARILLECCSDDVMESLLAGSDMAGTIDLWSVRLST